TCTGGAACCTGAAACCTGGGGCAGCATCAAGACCCTCTTCTAGAAATTTCTAAAAGAAAATCCTCATGTCGTTTTTAACAGTGGGTGGCACGTTTTTATTAAGAGTTGGCGACCCAGACGGATATGTAAGTGCCGCAAGTGACGTCCGACCCCAGAAATTACTCACCCATCATTTCAGCCAGCTCGTTCCACATCTCCTGATAACCCTCGATCTCTTTGCACACGTAAGCGTGTTCCCGCTGAAGCTCCATGATCCTTGTGCCGTCAGCCAGAACAACGGGGTCTGCCAGGAGCCCTTCGAGCTGTTCCCTTTTTTCCTCCAGCGGCAGGAGTTTTCTCTCTACTCTGTCAATCCTGATCTGGATCTTCTTATGCTTTCTGTACTGCTCTTTGCGCTCCGCTGCTTCTTTTCGCTTTCTGGCGTTTTCCAGTTCTCTTGGTGACCTGGTCTTCGGTGAATCAGTCTGTTTTGCTTCAAGCATTCTCCTGATCTTCTCCTGCTTCTTCCGAAGGTAGTACGCGAAACTTCCCTGAAACAGACTGACTTTTCCCCCCTGGACTTCGTAGACTTTTTCTGCCAGGGCGGACAGCAGCTGTTCATCATGACTGATGAGGATCAGCGTACCTGGATATTTTTCAAGCGCTTCCTGCAGAACATTTCTCGAAAAGATGTCGAGGTGATTAGTCGGCTCATCAAGTATCAGGAGATTAACAGGACTCAGAAGAACCCGAGCCAGAGCAAGCCTGCTTTTCTCTCCTCCTGACAGAATTCCCGTTTTCTTGAAAGCATCGTCTCCGGTAAAAAGAAAGCCGCCGAGTATTCCCCTGAGTTCCTTTTCGCTGCTTGAAGGGCTGATCGCTGAAAGCTGTTCAATAAGATTCAAGCCGGGATTGAGACCCTGATCAACTTCCTGTGTGTAGAAACCGGTACTGACTCTCGAACCGCGATTGAAGTTTCCCGATGAAGGTTTTTCCACACCTGCGAGAATCCTGGAAAGAGTGGATTTGCCTTCGCCGTTTTTCCCAACGATTCCGATCCGTTCTCCCCTTTCAACCGAAAGATCCACATCGCT
The genomic region above belongs to Candidatus Aegiribacteria sp. and contains:
- a CDS encoding ATP-binding cassette domain-containing protein; this translates as LLRKLSDTHDLIDSGDGFNIRSRAEKVLSGLGFLTDDFSKPLEEFSGGWRMRAQLASLLLADPDLLLLDEPTNHLDLDARIWLEEYLKRFRGAVWIISHDPGFLDRVVTQVYELEFGKLSSYKGNYTFYEKKKREDITTREKQAKHQTEQIEKIQRFIKRFKATESKRFQVRSREKMLEKMEVIQTHRDPSHMKLRFPDPPRSGEIVARLDGVSMRYDRTVFSDVDLSVERGERIGIVGKNGEGKSTLSRILAGVEKPSSGNFNRGSRVSTGFYTQEVDQGLNPGLNLIEQLSAISPSSSEKELRGILGGFLFTGDDAFKKTGILSGGEKSRLALARVLLSPVNLLILDEPTNHLDIFSRNVLQEALEKYPGTLILISHDEQLLSALAEKVYEVQGGKVSLFQGSFAYYLRKKQEKIRRMLEAKQTDSPKTRSPRELENARKRKEAAERKEQYRKHKKIQIRIDRVERKLLPLEEKREQLEGLLADPVVLADGTRIMELQREHAYVCKEIEGYQEMWNELAEMMGE